A single region of the Jatrophihabitans sp. GAS493 genome encodes:
- a CDS encoding type II secretion system F family protein — MLSAPVAALGLAATGCLCWPTSSPALARLRKLTLSGRLARDEPGLGRRYALESLMIQPRPRAWRPAILSASLVVLVVVVALGGGLLGLPAAAATAALMSCLRKRRQAAQVARDRSALLAAVATLRGELLAGSRPADALEAVRPALGRSATLSAAFAAAEASAREGEEVAEVLLAHDTTALLRPVAAAWRLAEATGAPIATVLGRVQADLRDAGDIERAVQVAVAGPRASAMMLATLPVLGLVLGSAVGARPISVLTGSVPGQLLGCAGVLLELAGVAWTGRITAAASRC; from the coding sequence GTGCTGAGCGCTCCGGTCGCCGCGTTGGGGCTCGCCGCGACCGGCTGCCTCTGTTGGCCGACCTCGTCGCCGGCGCTTGCTCGCCTGCGGAAATTGACGCTGAGTGGCCGATTGGCGCGCGATGAACCCGGGCTGGGCCGACGGTATGCCCTCGAATCGCTGATGATCCAGCCACGACCTCGAGCTTGGCGGCCGGCAATCCTCAGCGCAAGCCTGGTCGTTCTCGTCGTCGTAGTCGCACTGGGGGGCGGACTTCTCGGCCTGCCCGCCGCGGCCGCCACAGCAGCGTTGATGAGTTGCCTGCGCAAGCGCCGACAGGCAGCTCAGGTGGCGCGTGACCGCTCCGCGCTGCTGGCCGCGGTGGCGACACTTCGAGGGGAGCTACTCGCGGGCAGCCGCCCGGCCGATGCACTTGAGGCTGTGCGGCCGGCGCTCGGGCGCTCGGCGACACTCAGTGCCGCCTTCGCCGCGGCCGAGGCTTCGGCCCGCGAGGGCGAGGAGGTGGCCGAGGTCTTGTTGGCCCATGACACGACTGCCCTGCTGAGGCCCGTCGCCGCGGCTTGGCGTCTCGCCGAGGCGACCGGAGCGCCTATCGCGACGGTGCTCGGACGGGTGCAGGCGGATCTGCGGGATGCCGGGGACATCGAGCGGGCGGTCCAGGTCGCGGTGGCCGGTCCCCGCGCCTCGGCGATGATGCTGGCCACGCTCCCGGTACTCGGCCTGGTACTCGGCTCCGCCGTTGGGGCCAGACCGATCAGCGTGCTCACCGGCTCGGTTCCCGGCCAGCTTCTCGGCTGCGCCGGGGTTCTCCTAGAGCTGGCCGGAGTCGCCTGGACCGGACGCATCACGGCGGCGGCAAGCCGGTGCTGA
- a CDS encoding type II secretion system F family protein: MTPPIVVGAASAVAAFLVVGGASGVVAASIVGAIVVLTLDRLDRQHRLNISKNRRNPALVADRSTPLTVDLLAAVLRSGQPLSVALGLVADVGEPPLAVSLEQVGRLLQLGADPATAWARVSDDPTLAEIARSAIRSAESGIRLADDFEQLATELRSRRRSVAAARAARAEVWSIAPLGLCFLPAFVCLGIAPIVVGVAHDVFGQIGR; encoded by the coding sequence TTGACTCCGCCCATTGTGGTCGGGGCCGCCTCGGCAGTGGCCGCCTTCTTGGTCGTCGGTGGCGCGTCTGGAGTCGTGGCGGCGTCGATCGTCGGCGCGATCGTGGTTCTCACGCTTGATCGGCTGGATCGCCAGCACCGCCTGAACATCAGCAAAAATAGGAGGAATCCGGCGTTGGTCGCCGACCGGTCGACACCGCTCACGGTCGACCTGCTGGCCGCGGTGCTGAGAAGTGGGCAGCCGCTTTCGGTCGCACTCGGGCTGGTCGCCGATGTCGGCGAGCCACCGCTGGCAGTGTCGTTGGAGCAGGTTGGGCGGCTGCTTCAACTCGGAGCCGATCCGGCCACCGCCTGGGCGCGAGTGAGTGATGATCCGACTCTCGCCGAGATCGCCCGCTCTGCTATCCGTAGCGCCGAGAGCGGGATACGGCTGGCCGACGACTTCGAACAGCTCGCGACCGAGTTACGTAGCCGGCGCAGAAGTGTCGCCGCCGCCCGTGCTGCGCGGGCGGAGGTCTGGTCGATCGCGCCGCTAGGACTCTGCTTCCTCCCGGCCTTCGTCTGTCTCGGCATCGCGCCCATCGTCGTCGGTGTTGCCCATGACGTCTTCGGCCAGATCGGGCGGTGA
- a CDS encoding O-acetyl-ADP-ribose deacetylase, which translates to MEIELVAGDITDQHVDAVVNAANSGLLGGGGVDGAIHARGGGEILAACRELRATTYPKGLPTGQAVATIGGELPARWVIHAVGPVYSARQDRSSLLVAAYRNSLRVADELAARQVAFPAISAGAYGWPLDDAARIALATVGGAETSVELVRFVLFSPATMHAFRLASRRPTG; encoded by the coding sequence ATGGAGATCGAGCTCGTCGCGGGTGATATCACTGATCAGCACGTCGACGCCGTGGTCAATGCGGCGAACTCCGGGCTCCTCGGCGGCGGCGGAGTGGACGGTGCCATTCACGCGCGCGGGGGTGGTGAGATTCTGGCCGCCTGCCGGGAGCTGCGGGCGACGACGTACCCCAAGGGGTTACCGACCGGGCAGGCTGTCGCCACCATCGGTGGAGAGCTCCCCGCCCGATGGGTCATTCACGCCGTCGGGCCGGTCTACTCGGCTCGACAGGATCGCTCGTCATTGCTGGTCGCGGCGTACCGCAACTCACTGCGGGTCGCCGACGAACTCGCTGCCCGGCAGGTGGCCTTCCCAGCGATCTCCGCCGGCGCTTATGGTTGGCCCCTCGATGACGCCGCGCGCATCGCGCTCGCCACCGTTGGCGGTGCCGAGACATCAGTCGAGCTCGTTCGCTTTGTGCTGTTCAGTCCGGCAACGATGCACGCATTCAGGTTGGCGAGTCGAAGGCCAACCGGTTGA
- a CDS encoding SRPBCC family protein translates to MVSTVSYTVTRTSRVGVQQLFDEVVQEDVLPKVLHRYLLIPAVSHTEGNTGPWDVPGSVRTIRFTDGTSAREEVLEWESGRRFGYRVDHFSNALGPLATHAIGEWDFQPAPDGSGFHWTYTFYPRNRAAVPAVRLLVRLIWRGYMAKCADRCVELAERASAD, encoded by the coding sequence ATGGTCAGCACAGTCAGCTATACAGTCACCCGCACCTCGCGGGTCGGCGTCCAGCAACTCTTCGACGAGGTGGTACAGGAGGATGTGCTGCCCAAGGTGCTGCACCGCTACCTGCTCATCCCCGCCGTCTCCCACACCGAGGGAAACACGGGGCCCTGGGATGTGCCCGGCTCGGTGAGAACAATACGTTTCACCGACGGGACCAGCGCCCGTGAGGAGGTGCTGGAGTGGGAGTCGGGGCGTCGTTTCGGCTACCGGGTGGACCACTTCTCCAACGCCCTCGGCCCGCTGGCCACCCACGCGATAGGGGAGTGGGACTTCCAGCCGGCACCGGACGGCTCGGGGTTCCACTGGACGTACACGTTCTACCCACGTAACCGTGCTGCGGTCCCGGCGGTTCGACTACTGGTGCGGCTGATCTGGCGGGGTTATATGGCCAAATGCGCCGATCGCTGCGTCGAACTCGCAGAGCGGGCGAGCGCCGACTAG
- a CDS encoding Ig-like domain-containing protein, protein MSQVASRRLLGGGAAFTLIAASVLLPPSSADAAPPVPSYATACAAPTRTISGGGSQSLQVAVGEVVLLTGGTYTGGSNDFPSGAVLCVSANATLAPSYLNNAGGAVYNLGTATFPSAAVQGSFILENEGTASFPQGVNTNGPSTLENRGTLTVGTSISISGGAQLFNDGTVTVAGGVNLNGGTVLANTGVITVNGDSTVNGVVANTGNITVTGRLTVNGGSTLTNSCRLTVGSDLTNGGALNNSGVISDLTGQLQNNGRLRQDPPGVTVGRDFGNDQSVTGYGRYRFSGTTKTQGTFVGDSPSAPIVVQDLTPTAGRIFDTQNGTVANAVSGTVSDQLINAQPVDCAGATPSADLQVSKTGQSTTSAGATVSYSVVATNAGPGTALGVIVQDLLPPNLVNPVASDGGVIASGVATWSIGSMANGSTRTFTISGTAPATGQLTDHASGTTTSNDPISSNNDGSSPAASVTTVIVPAPPPNRPPVIGNTSDSTVANVPLYRLLAFSDPDPGQVVQIEATTPPGFGTVQVSSDGSYRYVPQQDFTGRDSFGVRACDNGSPQLCTAATVTVLVLPVASDSTQTIDQGTTLVMNVSANDIGTTGAATIVLPTTNGAITVLADGTVRYVPDPAFVGTDLFRYSVCSVQSADVCVSAQVTINVVALPNRQPSAEDIALATQTGRTVSGRITATDPDASQTLTATLAAGPAAGSAVVQSDGTVAYTPSGQFSGRDQFTVSFCDDGSPSKCAIGTVRVNVSPSAADDASTTKVDTPVSIEVGANDAGTVGAPSIASSASHGTTTVEADHTITYRPANGYTGSDTFTYEICSVPDTDLCDTARVTVQVDALPNHAPVLGGQTQRTTVSVPVGGQLVGADADAGQSLTYSAASTPAHGTVTVSAAGAYTYTETDTFVGRDSFQVKVCDDATTPLCATATVSIDIFPIASAASTALNVNSVVTVVPSIVGDVGAPSVATQPGHGTASATPGGILYTPDPGFVGLDSFTYSACDAASGTYCDSSLVALVVDPILINDAVTTLAGQKVVATVEANDIGTLGPPVIITPPANGSAVIGSSIDYTPTGAFTGHDTVGYQRCSPVSPTVCGIATLSIRVLPDTRDDSASTVDGVPVTIDVNANDVGDAESATIFRPPTNGDLTLESDGRITYTPTGGFIGTDSFTYQRCSLGADQLCSLAVVSIDITAAPPTPVPPTPPAPTPIGPAPTPSFGVDPIAIGPDDGSPGTGGDDTLATTGPTAPIDALLEWALAFGVAGLLALGSATVLRRRRR, encoded by the coding sequence TACACGGGCGGATCCAATGACTTCCCCAGCGGCGCCGTCCTCTGCGTTTCGGCCAACGCGACCCTGGCCCCCAGCTATCTGAACAACGCCGGCGGCGCCGTCTACAACCTGGGGACTGCGACCTTCCCCTCGGCGGCCGTCCAGGGCAGCTTCATACTGGAGAACGAGGGCACGGCGTCATTTCCCCAGGGCGTGAATACGAACGGGCCGTCCACGCTGGAGAACCGGGGGACGCTCACCGTCGGTACCAGCATCTCGATCTCCGGCGGTGCGCAGCTGTTCAACGACGGCACGGTGACCGTCGCCGGGGGCGTCAACCTCAACGGAGGGACGGTGCTCGCCAACACCGGCGTGATTACCGTCAACGGTGACTCCACGGTGAACGGGGTGGTCGCCAATACCGGAAACATAACGGTGACCGGCCGGTTGACGGTGAACGGCGGCAGCACGCTGACGAACTCATGCCGTCTCACGGTGGGCTCGGATCTCACCAATGGCGGGGCGCTGAACAACTCCGGCGTGATCTCTGACCTGACCGGACAGCTGCAGAACAACGGTCGACTACGCCAGGACCCGCCTGGCGTAACGGTCGGTCGCGACTTCGGCAACGACCAGAGCGTCACCGGCTACGGGAGATACCGGTTCTCCGGCACCACAAAGACGCAGGGAACCTTCGTCGGCGACTCGCCGAGCGCGCCTATCGTCGTACAGGACCTCACCCCGACCGCCGGGCGCATCTTCGACACCCAGAACGGCACCGTGGCCAACGCGGTCAGCGGAACCGTCTCCGACCAGCTCATCAATGCCCAGCCGGTCGACTGTGCCGGGGCGACGCCCAGCGCAGATCTGCAGGTCAGCAAGACCGGGCAGAGCACGACCAGTGCTGGCGCTACGGTCAGCTATAGCGTCGTAGCGACCAACGCCGGCCCGGGCACTGCGCTCGGCGTGATCGTGCAGGACCTGCTTCCACCCAACCTGGTCAACCCGGTGGCCTCCGACGGCGGCGTCATCGCCAGCGGGGTAGCCACCTGGAGCATCGGATCGATGGCCAACGGCAGCACCCGGACCTTCACCATCAGTGGCACGGCGCCCGCCACCGGACAACTCACCGACCACGCGTCGGGCACCACCACCAGCAACGATCCGATCAGCAGCAACAATGACGGAAGCAGCCCGGCCGCCTCGGTAACCACGGTGATTGTCCCGGCGCCTCCGCCCAACCGGCCGCCGGTGATCGGCAACACTTCGGACTCGACGGTTGCCAACGTGCCGCTGTACCGACTGCTCGCCTTCAGTGATCCGGATCCGGGGCAGGTGGTCCAGATCGAAGCCACCACGCCGCCTGGCTTCGGCACAGTCCAGGTCAGTTCTGACGGCTCCTACCGTTACGTACCGCAGCAGGACTTCACCGGACGGGACAGCTTCGGCGTCCGGGCCTGCGACAACGGGTCACCGCAGCTATGCACGGCGGCGACGGTGACGGTCCTCGTGCTGCCGGTCGCCAGCGACAGCACCCAGACGATCGACCAGGGAACCACCCTGGTGATGAACGTGTCGGCCAACGACATCGGAACGACTGGGGCAGCGACGATCGTGCTTCCCACAACGAACGGCGCCATCACCGTGCTGGCCGACGGCACCGTGCGATACGTTCCGGACCCGGCGTTCGTCGGCACCGACCTGTTCCGCTACTCGGTCTGCAGTGTGCAGAGCGCGGACGTGTGCGTTAGTGCGCAGGTGACGATAAACGTGGTTGCGCTGCCCAATCGGCAGCCGTCGGCTGAGGACATCGCGCTGGCCACGCAGACCGGGCGGACGGTCAGCGGCCGGATAACTGCCACCGATCCCGACGCCAGCCAGACCCTGACGGCAACACTGGCCGCTGGACCGGCCGCCGGCTCCGCGGTCGTCCAGAGCGATGGAACAGTCGCCTACACACCGTCCGGTCAGTTCTCCGGTCGCGATCAGTTCACGGTCAGCTTCTGTGACGACGGGAGCCCCTCGAAGTGCGCCATCGGCACGGTGCGGGTCAATGTCAGTCCGAGTGCGGCCGACGACGCCTCCACCACGAAGGTCGATACCCCGGTGTCGATCGAAGTCGGTGCGAACGATGCCGGCACGGTCGGGGCGCCGTCGATAGCAAGCTCGGCTAGCCACGGAACGACGACCGTCGAGGCTGACCACACGATCACCTACCGGCCTGCGAATGGCTACACGGGCAGCGACACTTTCACCTACGAGATCTGCAGCGTCCCCGATACCGACCTCTGCGACACCGCCCGAGTAACCGTGCAGGTTGACGCGCTGCCCAATCACGCCCCGGTGCTCGGAGGGCAGACCCAGCGCACGACGGTCAGCGTCCCGGTCGGCGGACAACTCGTCGGGGCCGACGCCGACGCCGGTCAGTCACTGACCTACTCGGCCGCCTCGACGCCGGCCCATGGGACGGTGACCGTGTCGGCCGCCGGGGCTTACACGTACACCGAAACCGACACGTTCGTCGGGCGGGACTCCTTTCAAGTGAAGGTCTGCGACGACGCGACGACACCGCTCTGCGCAACGGCAACGGTCTCCATCGACATCTTTCCGATCGCGTCGGCGGCTAGTACGGCCCTGAACGTCAACAGCGTCGTCACCGTCGTGCCGAGCATTGTCGGAGACGTGGGTGCACCGTCTGTCGCCACCCAGCCCGGGCATGGCACGGCGTCAGCAACTCCGGGTGGGATTCTCTATACGCCGGATCCGGGATTCGTCGGACTGGACAGCTTCACCTACTCAGCTTGCGATGCGGCCAGCGGGACCTACTGTGATTCCTCACTGGTCGCTCTGGTTGTCGATCCGATTCTGATCAACGACGCTGTGACCACGCTGGCCGGGCAGAAGGTCGTTGCCACCGTTGAGGCGAACGACATCGGCACGCTCGGACCGCCGGTGATCATCACCCCGCCGGCGAACGGAAGCGCCGTGATCGGCAGCTCCATCGACTACACACCCACCGGCGCATTCACCGGGCACGACACGGTGGGCTACCAGCGCTGCTCGCCGGTGAGCCCGACCGTCTGCGGCATCGCGACCTTGTCCATCCGCGTGCTGCCCGACACCCGCGACGATTCGGCCTCCACGGTCGACGGGGTGCCGGTGACCATCGACGTCAATGCCAACGACGTCGGCGACGCCGAATCGGCGACGATCTTCCGACCGCCGACCAACGGAGACTTGACGTTGGAGTCGGACGGCAGAATCACCTACACCCCGACTGGCGGGTTCATCGGGACGGATAGTTTCACCTATCAGCGTTGCAGTCTCGGTGCCGATCAGCTCTGTTCGCTTGCCGTCGTCTCGATTGACATCACCGCAGCCCCCCCGACACCCGTTCCGCCGACCCCACCCGCACCGACACCGATCGGGCCGGCCCCGACGCCAAGTTTCGGCGTCGACCCGATAGCCATCGGACCGGACGACGGATCACCCGGCACCGGAGGCGACGACACGCTCGCCACCACTGGGCCAACGGCGCCGATCGATGCGCTACTGGAGTGGGCTCTGGCATTCGGGGTGGCTGGGCTGCTGGCCCTGGGAAGCGCGACCGTGCTCAGACGGCGGCGCCGCTAG